A section of the Pseudophryne corroboree isolate aPseCor3 chromosome 11, aPseCor3.hap2, whole genome shotgun sequence genome encodes:
- the LOC134970237 gene encoding phospholipase A2, minor isoenzyme-like: protein MGPCVFLSLLLAVSAVSAHPGPRNLLQFRKIIKCIIPNSKPLDEYNGYGCYCGLGGSGIPVDELDKCCEIHDNCYSEYKSIKNCNIIFDNPYTEFYSYTCSDNTVTCASKNNPCEMHICDCDRKAARCFSQATYNEQFKNMDKKKHCL from the exons ATGGGTCCTTGTGTGTTCCTGTCTCTGCTCCTCGCTG TGTCGGCGGTCTCCGCTCATCCTGGGCCCAGGAATCTCCTGCAGTTCCGGAAAATAATAAAGTGCATTATACCTAACAGCAAACCCCTGGATGAGTACAATGGATACGGCTGCTACTGCGGACTTGGGGGCTCTGGTATCCCAGTGGATGAACTTGATAA GTGCTGTGAGATCCATGACAACTGCTATTCAGAATACAAGTCCATTAAGAACTGCAACATAATATTTGACAACCCTTATACAGAGTTCTACTCCTACACCTGTTCTGATAACACCGTGACCTGTGCAA GCAAAAACAACCCGTGTGAAATGCACATATGTGATTGCGACAGGAAGGCTGCACGCTGCTTCTCCCAAGCCACCTATAATGAGCAATTCAAGAACATGGATAAGAAAAAGCACTGTCTGTGA